Proteins found in one Magnolia sinica isolate HGM2019 chromosome 5, MsV1, whole genome shotgun sequence genomic segment:
- the LOC131246853 gene encoding uncharacterized protein LOC131246853 has protein sequence MAHIPSRKRSLKDVEDPSPDQFERNSKSGKRKWQPSDRGRNPAHMEHFISKIWAVGLTDDGCFPTLVRLESVSCETFECKKRERPKVLVHDHPSRDVNKTSPSSTKSPWLFIAEKIQQDLHTSFQDVMNEMGSQKFGEVKPSFVARIGKVYFHGSPSISLDTIWKSLVAENSSQNKVKKTFCTNVPDVYVEAVERMLVPKTRFGNVSRKEHYNVKVLDKLGATISCKCSPTEDGGKLELHKVESITARHLIADILCLDKDFDLRLMLATRKTFGKLHDDVDRAVRELIKSAKIDPNAKGGLSWPPGKESFGDRFSVSAVWHTKFKVFKGPTMTVKLRDADRFDFKSSTVQVTKEVIVKMTEIARQLRDGGAESGAVDEMLQETLKFLWDQLLNHDCSSM, from the exons ATGGCACACATCCCTTCACGTAAGAGGAGCTTAAAAGATGTGGAGGATCCATCACCTGATCAATTTGAGAGAAACTCAAAGTCTGGGAAAAGGAAATGGCAGCCTTCTGATAGAGGTAGAAACCCTGCTCACATGGAGCACTTTATTTCTAAAATATGGGCAGTTGGTTTGACAGATGATGGTTGTTTCCCCACTTTGGTTCGGCTGGAGTCGGTTTCTTGCGAGACCTTCGAGTGCAAAAAGAGGGAAAGACCGAAGGTTTTAGTGCATGACCATCCATCAAGAG ATGTGAACaagacgtcaccaagctctacaAAGAGCCCATGGCTGTTTATAGCAGAGAAGATACAGCAGGACCTACACACATCTTTTCAAGATGTGATGAATGAGATGGGATCCCAAAAGTTCGGAGAAGTGAAGCCTTCATTTGTAGCTCGAATAGGTAAAGTCTACTTTCATGG AAGCCCTTCCATTAGCTTAGACACCATTTGGAAGAGTTTAGTTGCTGAGAATTCTTCTCAGAATAAAGTGAAAAAAACATTTTGTACAAATGTTCCTGATGTATATGTGGAAGCTGTTGAACGTATGCTTGTACCAAAGACGAGATTTGGTAATGTATCGAGGAAAGAGCATTACAATGTGAAG GTGCTTGACAAATTAGGAGCAACTATTTCATGCAAATGTTCTCCAACAGAAGATGGTGGAAAACTTGAACTTCATAAG GTTGAATCAATCACAGCACGGCACTTAATTGCCGATATATTGTGCCTCGATAAGGATTTTGACCTGAGGCTGATGCTGGCAACCAGAAAGACTTTTGGAAAACTGCAT gATGATGTGGATCGAGCTGTAAGAGAGCTAATAAAGTCTGCAAAAATAGATCCAAATGCGAAGGGGGGGCTTAGCTGGCCTCCAGGAAAGGAGTCTTTTGGAGACAGGTTCTCTGTATCCGCAGTTTGGCACACCAAATTTAAAGTTTTTAAAGGTCCAACAATGACAGTGAAGTTGAGAGATGCAGACCGCTTCGATTTCAAGAGCTCAACGGTGCAAGTTACAAAGGAAGTTATTGTGAAGATGACTGAAATAGCTAGGCAGTTGAGG GATGGGGGGGCGGAAAGTGGGGCGGTAGATGAGATGCTCCAGGAGACGTTGAAATTTTTGTGGGACCAGCTTTTAAACCATGATTGTTCATCCATGTGA
- the LOC131247433 gene encoding uncharacterized protein LOC131247433 — MENQSPTPQSEGNAESGGKAGQHSDKGGYSVDAEDLISKLLAVGLTDDDDFPTSVRMERIPREIFEPGKKKKTRALVREHSSRDVNETSPNSTHSPWLSIAENIQHYLRTSFQNVMNKMQSQSSGEIKASFVARIGKVFFHGPTVSKSAVLKKVLGIKNNATGNVRKTFYTNVPVEYMQAVEDQVVPRTEFGNAAEKEYYHVKVLDQHGVTLSCKCSATKDGGKLEIHKASIMPSSN, encoded by the exons ATGGAGAATCAATCACCCACTCCTCAATCTGAGGGAAATGCAGAGTCTGGGGGAAAGGCAGGGCAACATTCTGATAAAGGCGGATACTCTGTTGATGCAGAAGACCTTATTTCTAAACTTTTGGCAGTTGGTTTGacagatgatgatgattttcccACATCGGTTCGGATGGAACGGATTCCTCGCGAGATCTTTGAAcctggaaagaagaaaaaaacacggGCCTTAGTGCGTGAACATTCATCAAGAG ATGTAAATGAAACATCCCCAAACTCCACACACAGCCCATGGCTGTCTATAGCAGAGAATATACAGCATTACCTACGCACTTCTTTTCAAAATGTTATGAATAAGATGCAATCCCAGAGTTCTGGCGAAATAAAAGCTTCATTTGTAGCTCGAATCGGCAAAGTTTTCTTTCATGG GCCCACTGTTAGCAAGAGCGCCGTTCTGAAAAAAGTATTAGGTATTAAGAATAATGCTACAGGTAATGTGaggaaaacattttatacaaATGTTCCTGTTGAATATATGCAAGCTGTTGAAGATCAGGTTGTCCCAAGGACTGAATTTGGTAATGCAGCAGAGAAAGAGTATTATCATGTGAAG GTACTTGACCAACATGGAGTGACTCTTTCATGCAAATGTTCTGCAACAAAAGATGGTGGAAAACTTGAGATTCATAAGGCGAGTATTATGCCTTCCTCTAATTAA
- the LOC131247434 gene encoding uncharacterized protein LOC131247434, whose amino-acid sequence MLFTRETFGQLPDDMDLPIKELIESANIDPTVKGGLSWPPGKECIGDRFLVGAVWHDKYKVFKGPTMTLKLRYADRNDFTNSKKRVVVKEVVVKMTEITKQLKDGKVPGNEAVNRMFEEQVKLVWEKLLINHNRLSP is encoded by the exons ATGCTGTTTACCAGGGAGACTTTTGGACAACTGCCT GATGACATGGATCTACCTATAAAAGAGCTAATAGAATCTGCAAACATAGATCCAACTGTTAAGGGGGGGCTGAGCTGGCCTCCAGGAAAGGAATGTATTGGAGACAGGTTCTTGGTTGGTGCAGTTTGGCACGACAAATATAAGGTTTTCAAAGGTCCAACAATGACATTGAAATTGAGATATGCAGATCGCAATGATTTCACGAATTCCAAAAAAAGGGTAGTCGTCAAGGAAGTTGTTGTGAAGATGACTGAAATAACCAAGCAGCTCAAG GATGGGAAGGTGCCAGGAAATGAGGCGGTCAATAGGATGTTCGAGGAGCAGGTGAAATTGGTTTGGGAGAAGCTTTTAATTAACCACAATCGTCTGTCTCCATGA